The Montipora capricornis isolate CH-2021 chromosome 6, ASM3666992v2, whole genome shotgun sequence genome has a window encoding:
- the LOC138051314 gene encoding major facilitator superfamily domain-containing protein 6-like, protein MEDDDTKQKAGREISRQSSQDTSQLSSMLYKCYYFLFYIGIGSSFPYIALYFKQLGLTAGQTGAVLGLRFLTKFIGSPIWGILGDKYKIHKVILLASLVSFTAGNLMFIAVQPQKQMCLETRANRTVTKALLFTPNGIVLGQEIGNSSDARDHFANKNFTAFARKIDEHEIKQIFIIFLTIVLIFQIIGSVDFAMTDALLVVFLRENVKKFGTFRIWGEFGVAVGSFLVGGVISLYKSKVCGEVVENYHISFYFFAGFSTLAIINVLFLEVKYPDDKSSDHPIFNASETFELLCGGNFMIIIIVTCYFGILNGMQENFGPWYLDDLGAQPYMVGVASGLRYCFALLGYVSSGMFIDRIGLVSTAAGCLLLYVAVFLGLAFVLNLWLGVVLHSIQGLLYGLGWSSCVVFGGTVSLQSGSYATVQGVIGGIHWGLGACIGVLVSGVIINSIGIPKTFFMYAMTSVAVFVFLVLSHWWIRSREQKEEADQAGYQLVSQNKDGDE, encoded by the exons ATGGAGGACGATGATACCAAGCAGAAAGCAGGAAGAGAAATTTCAAGACAGTCTTCACAAGACACGTCACAACTGTCCTCTATGTTGTATAAATgttattatttcttattttacatTGGCATCGGAAGTTCATTTCCTTATatagctttgtatttcaaacaaCTTGGACTTACGGCTGGTCAAACGGGTGCTGTACTTGGGTTGCGATTCTTAACAAAATTTATCGGCTCACCAATATGGGGAATACTTGGTGACAAGTACAAAATACATAAAGTTATTCTACTTGCCTCACTGGTGTCATTCACAGCCGGAAACTTAATGTTTATTGCTGTTCAACCACAAAAGCAAATGTGTCTCGAAACCAGAGCAAACAGAACAGTGACAAAGGCATTATTATTCACTCCTAACGGAATCGTACTGGGACAAGAGATAGGCAATAGCAGTGATGCAAGAGATCACTTTGCAAACAAGAACTTCACTGCGTTTGCTCGTAAAATCGATGAACACGAGATCAAGCAAATCTTCATCATTTTTCTGaccattgttttgattttccaaATTATCGGATCTGTCGATTTTGCCATGACAGATGCATTGTTGGTTGTTTTCCTTCGAGAAAACGTAAAGAAATTCGGAACTTTCCGAATATGGGGCGAGTTTGGAGTCGCTGTTGGTTCGTTTTTGGTCGGAGGAGTAATCAGTCTTTACAAATCGAAAGTTTGTGGGGAGGTAGTGGAGAACTACCAtatttcattttacttttttgCCGGTTTTAGCACACTTGCAATAATCAATGTTCTCTTTCTGGAAGTAAAGTACCCAGATGACAAATCATCCGACCATCCCATTTTCAATGCTTCTGAAACGTTTGAGCTTCTTTGCGGTGGTAACTTCATGATCATCATTATTGTGACATGCTACTTCGGTATCCTGAATGGAATGCAAGAGAACTTTGGACCATGGTACTTAGATGACCTCGGAGCGCAGCCATACATGGTCGGTGTCGCATCTGGTCTGCGTTactgctttgctttgcttggtTATGTTTCTTCAGGAATGTTTATCGATAGAATTGGACTTGTTTCCACTGCTGCTGGGTGTTTATTACTCTATGTAGCAGTATTCTTGGGTCTCGCCTTTGTCCTCAATCTCTGGCTAGGTGTGGTATTACACAGTATTCAGGGACTGTTGTACGGACTCGGTTGGTCTTCCTGTGTCGTATTTGGTGGGACTGTTTCGTTGCAATCCGGTTCCTATGCCACGGTGCAAG GCGTCATTGGAGGAATTCACTGGGGTCTGGGAGCGTGCATTGGAGTACTGGTCAGCGGTGTCATTATTAACAGTATCGGTATACCTAAAACGTTCTTCATGTATGCTATGACGTCAGTTGCCGTGTTTGTGTTTCTGGTGCTTTCGCATTGGTGGATAAGATCCCGAGAGCAGAAAGAAGAGGCCGATCAAGCAGGTTATCAACTGGTCTctcaaaacaaagatggcgatgAATAA
- the LOC138053110 gene encoding thyrotropin-releasing hormone receptor-like, whose product MSLSLTIAISNVSLVNDTTAASEVLFQINPILGLVVEGVIAFLVCGHFLILTTLTLYRPWNIADMLIFSLSIADTVNAAIPLQMLNIVNNFIGPHLWTRVSCAAFVTCTYTFRIASVCTITLISVDRAILLTRPLQHHIIVTIGRARKAIVAVWLFSIVLAILPFIGVGHSSFRGGYCFYQLSDFGIMYGYIIIGIGVLQLVLVLMCFIAIKITSSKFVKRQSVMAASKQTGLKNYKRRETAGTRQVKQMSFMMAVVVLLYYFSWLPYLLANLYSLVTGRTDRATVILIGFFSLVNALINPILYGKMSPRYRNGYIYIFKKILSMCGGEKPDAAFLDGTRRKGSFVKFSTASTLQSNARKSIDFSVREGKLRGENGVSNHHSTSVTGVEFEGSIGQEKPQEDEQERNQKCNLAFANDNTDEDKGIVNPSHLSISLSTVDVELGTTIDKDESLPDDETFDSGL is encoded by the exons ATGTCGCTGTCTTTAACGATAGCAATTTCGAATGTTTCTTTAGTGAACGATACAACTGCTGCAAGCGAGGTTCTTTTCCAGATCAATCCCATTTTGGGTTTGGTAGTGGAAGGAGTAATTGCGTTCTTAGTTTGTGGACACTTTCTAATTCTCACGACACTTACCTTATACAGGCCATGGAACATAGCCGACATGCTGATATTCTCGCTGTCGATTGCAGACACTGTAAATGCAGCTATTCCGCTCCAAATGCTCAACATCGTGAACAACTTCATTGGTCCTCATCTCTGGACACGGGTGTCCTGTGCCGCGTTCGTTACGTGCACGTATACATTTCGTATTGCTTCCGTGTGCACGATAACTTTGATATCAGTCGATAGAGCCATCTTGTTGACGAGGCCATTGCAGCACCACATCATTGTTACAATTGGAAGGGCAAGGAAGGCGATCGTCGCTGTCTGGTTGTTTTCTATCGTCCTGGCAATTTTACCGTTCATCGGAGTGGGGCATTCAAGTTTCAGAGGTGGTTACTGTTTTTATCAGCTATCTGATTTCGGAATCATGTACGGATACATTATCATTGGCATTGGTGTGCTACAGTTAGTGCTGGTATTAATGTGCTTTATAGCCATCAAGATTACTAGTAGCAAATTTGTGAAACGCCAATCTGTGATGGCGGCTTCCAAGCAAACTGGCTTGAAAAATTACAAGAGGCGGGAAACCGCAGGAACACGGCAAGTCAAGCAGATGTCATTCATGATGGCCGTAGTGGTGTTGCTTTACTACTTCAGTTGGTTGCCTTACTTG cTGGCAAACCTTTACAGCCTGGTAACTGGGCGAACCGACCGCGCAACAGTCATTTTAATCGGTTTCTTTTCTCTTGTAAACGCACTCATCAATCCCATTCTCTACGGCAAAATGAGCCCAAGATACAGAAACGGATACATTTACATATTCAAGAAAATCTTGTCAATGTGTGGAGGAGAAAAACCCGACGCTGCATTCCTTG ATGGCACTCGTCGCAAAGGGTCCTTTGTGAAATTTTCAACAGCTTCGACCCTTCAGTCTAATGCTCGTAAAAGCATTGATTTTTCTGTTCGCGAAGGGAAACTTCGTGGGGAGAATGGAGTATCAAATCATCACTCTACCAGTGTAACTGGGGTGGAATTTGAAGGAAGCATCGGACAAGAGAAGCCGCAAGAAGACGAGCAAGAAAGAAACCAGAAATGCAACCTTGCATTTGCCAACGACAACACTGACGAGGACAAAGGAATCGTTAACCCCAGCCATTTAAGTATATCTTTATCAACAGTCGACGTAGAATTAGGAACAACAATTGATAAAGATGAATCTCTGCCTGACGACGAGACTTTTGATAGCGGTCTGTAA
- the LOC138054602 gene encoding MKRN2 opposite strand protein-like, with amino-acid sequence MNIREEEAIRCMQHCTSEWNIFFSKFPETCPICGKSLSRCQLIIPPFRLPSPFVSQRNVSCLFLVRPTRGSFLRDYKTGNDLHVGIAASNGVVYNFDERGLHADGTHWEQCIPVTISDSHFSRPEIWDSKLPEMLCNGMWTSMKYNEDNNNCYDFALSFLNQLLPSPSKPLTKPDFCETFILPKTTKAAYYIDLHRRVQQGCGVSVERSHR; translated from the exons ATGAATATTCGGGAGGAAGAAGCTATCCGCTGCATGCAGCATTGCACTTCTgagtggaatatttttttctcaaagtttCCCGAGACCTGCCCAATTTGTGGTAAATCTCTAAGTCGCTGTCAATTAATAATTCCTCCTTTTCGTCTCCCGAGTCCATTTGTTTctcaaagaaatgtttcttgttTGTTCTTGGTACGACCGACAAGGGGCTCATTCTTAAG GGACTATAAAACTGGCAACGATCTTCATGTTGGCATTGCTGCATCAAATGGAGTTGTTTATAATTTTGATGAACGTGGCCTTCATGCTGATGGGACTCACTGGGAACAGTGTATTCCTGTTACCATAAGCGACAGCCATTTTTCAAGACCAGAGATTTGGGATTCTAAACTTCCAGAGATGCTTTGCAATGGCATGTGGACATCAATGAA gtATAACGAGGATAACAACAACTGCTATGATTTTGCTTTGAGTTTTTTAAATCAACTTTTGCCATCACCTTCAAAACCCTTAACAAAGCCAGACTTTTGCGAGACTTTTATTTTACCCAAAACAACGAAGGCAGCTTATTATATTGACTTACATCGACGCGTTCAACAAGGCTGTGGAGTGTCTGTTGAAAGAAGTCACAGATGA